The Tenrec ecaudatus isolate mTenEca1 chromosome 4, mTenEca1.hap1, whole genome shotgun sequence region TGGCTGCTGGAGCCCTGCTCGGCCTGGCGGCTGGGGGTCTCTACTTCCGGGCCCGAGGCAAGACCCCAGGCTTTGGTTTCTCGACCTTCCAGGTAGGgtagggctgggctgggctgggctgggggtgtGCTCAGGGAGTCCGGCCCCTCCGCCCTTGCTTAGGACCCCTTCCCGCCACCAGGCAGAGGCTGATGCCAATGATGACTTCTCACCGTGGCAGGAGGGGGCCAGCCCTGCCCTGGTCTCTGTCCCCAACCCTGTCTTTGGCAGCCCCGACGACGTGTGTGAACCCTTTGATGTGAGTGGGGGGCAATGGGGTGCAGGGGGCATGGCAGCGGACCCGGTGCCCACCAGCTACAAACAGCCCTCCACCCTCAGGACTCGCTTCTGGACCAGGACTTCCCAGACACCAGGAGCATCCTGGCAGTCACGTGACGTGAGAACTAGCAGGAAAGGGCGTGACCTTTATTGTGCAAGCggccctcccctacccccccccaatAAAGGTGGCTACTCAGCGGATATGGGCCATGTCCCCGAGGAAGGGGGTCTTCATGCAGCCGGTGCAGAGCTGGTCCATCCAGAGGGGCGCCTCGTGCTGCAGGGGCGTGCGGCGTGGGTAGAAGGTGAAGTCCACGCGGTAGTTGAGCAGGCAGCTGAGCGAGGCCATGTACAGGTCGGAGAAGCGCACGAGGCGCCGGGAGAAGTAGGTGGGGTTGTGGAAGGTGCGGAAGATGCTCCCAAACTGCGCGTTGAACAGGGCTTTGGTGACGCACCTGTGGGCGGGCCGAGGGGCAGGGTTGCAGCAGTGGcacgggcggggcggggcgggggctcccctggcTCCAccctgctcacctcagctcctgccGCTCCTTCACCCAGGCTGCCAGCACCTGCCGCGACTCTGCGTCCTCGTAGGTCTGGGGGACAGTGGGGCTGGCTTGCTGGGCGTGCACAGCGTGGTGGCAGCCGTGCCCCtgcaccccccgccccacccccgcaCCTGCATGCGCTCCAGCAGCCCCGTGAGCGCCTGCTGCCAGGTCAGTGAGTGCATGTACTGCTCCGTGTTGATGATGCGGATCTCCCGCGCCAGCTCGGGGATGATGGCGCCCGTGCGCCAGCCGTGCCGCAGCATCAGGTCCTgtgacgcgcgcgcgcacacagacTCAGCGCCCGCGGCAAGGACCCACACCTGTCCCCGCGGCCCGCCCTGCTCCCGCTCACCGCCAGGTCACTGTAGAGGTGGTCTCCAAAGTAGAGCACCCGAGGCCCCCGCCACTCCGTCAGGCGCAGGAAGTCAAACAGGTTTCCCTGCGGGGAGGGGTGGCACTATGCGGCTGCTGGAAGCAGGCCTTGACCCCCACCCAGACCGCAGCTCCCCACACGCGGTGAGGCCCCTCTGGCCGGATGCGGGCTGCCCTTTCCCATGGCCCCGCTGTGCTCTGGCTACACTGGTCCTCTTCCcacccagggaaggaggggggccgagggcCTGCCCTGGAAGGACCCTGTCGCACTGGCACAGTGTCCTGGGCCTCAGAGGCCTCTCCTTCCTGGGGTCTCACGCCCACCCGGGCTGGAGGTCAAATCCACCCAACATGGGAAATGATGCAGAGGTCCTAAGGGAGGGGCCCTGACCCCAGCTCAGCGGGAAGTGGCTGATAAAGGGCCAGGCAAGCTCCCAGTGGGACCAGCCCCCTGCCCCAGGGCCACAGACACCACAAACAGTAAGCAGGCTTGCACACAGGGGTGACAGCTCGATGGGCCGATGGGGGACCAGAGCAACAAGTGAGCAGCCAGCAGGGGCAGGAGCCCACTCCCCAGGGTGAGAAGAACTCACAGTCTGCGTCCAAGAGGCTCAGAGGAAACCCCAGGGGAACACAGGTGGTCTTGAAAGAACTTAACTGTTGGAAGGAGCTCAAGTTGAGAGGCTGAGGAGCAGGTGGGCCTGCtgaagcggggggtgggggggggtggggggaagaaacgCCAGAGACACGCTCCACTGAACCCAAAGAAAGCACCTTGAGGGGCAGGTGTGAGCCAGGCCAGagggagcctggggctcccacaagaGCCGAAGGCAAGGCAGGAGAGCAGCACCCAGAGTGAGGGTCCAGGGAACCCACATGCCCATGcgtgtgtacacacacagagaCGCTCAAATTTCAGAACAGGTATAAAGGAAAACCTACAAGCTGCCACGGGAGAAAAGACATTTCCCACAAGGAGGCGGGGCTGCCACAGCCAAGAATGCTGAGACAGGAGAGCGTCAGTCCTCTAAGCTAGGGGGAGATGGCACGCAGGGAAGGAGCTGGTCAGAATTGGAGGGGGTGGGAATGTGCTCCTTGAGTTGTGTCCCTGCCCTAACTGctggctcccctcccctcccctccccctgaggCCTGAAACCCTCCTTCTCCCAAAACCCACCCAGCTTAGCCAGGATTTCCGCATTCCACCCAAGGTCTAATGTCCTAACCACCTCTGCAAACCTACAAACACCTGCTTCTCCTGTaagctgccccagcagcccagcttggggggagggagggggcatacATGGGTTCTGGTTGCAGTACTGGGCCGGCCATGTCCTGCACATACCGATTTCAGACGCTAAACAGGGTTGGTGTTACTGAACCTCTTTGCAGACAGGAGAGCCAGGCTCAGAGACCAGGTGACCACAACTGCAGCTAGGATTCATACGCCAGGCAGCCTTCTGGATCGCTGCCTAGACCACCACCTCCCtctaccagcctctctgtggtgaCCCCTGGATGGCAGGCAGGTGTGGGATGCTGCTTTCCTGCTGGGCCTCCGCACTAGCTCTGGCTGGGCTGGCTCTCACCTGCCGGTAGATCTTGCCCTTCTCCAAGCTGGTGATGCGGTCCCACTGCAGAGAACCCATTTCGTCAAGCTTTCTGAACGGCCTGGCAGAAGAGGCATGGGAGCTGCCAGGGGGGCCGGCACCTCCCTGCTCTCCCACAAAGGCCCACCTGCTCCAGTGGGCCACAAGCCAGCAGGGGGTGTCCTCCCACAAACACCAGGGCCACCCTGGCCTTCCGCCTGAACTTTCCCCATCCCCACTGCCCagcctggcccagagccctactTGCGCCGGTCAGTGAAAAAGCTGGGCTTGTCCGCCTGGACGATGACCACATCAAAAAGCTGCCGCCAGTCGGGGCCCACCATGTGCCTCATGCCCTTGTCCCTGTGGAGGTGGCAGGGGGTCTGTGGGTGCCcgtgggacccccccccccagcggcCAGCCCTGCCCCCTCATGGCGTGGCTGGACTCACACGAAGCTGAAAGGGCTGTTGGtgatgaggaagagctgcttcccATGAGTGACCAGGCGGTTGAGGACGGCGAAGGTCTCCTCCCCTCGGAGGATGTACTTCTCTAAGGGAGGGGGCGCTGAGTGAGGGCCAGGCCGGACGAGGGAGGTCGCAGCTGTGGGCAGCACTCCCGTGCACTTACCCATGTCCCGCTCAATCCACTGGTACATGAGGCCCTTCACATGCACGTCTCGGATGGCATCCTGGGGGCAGCGGGGGCGGTGAGGGGCAGTAGGGCCTAGGCCTGCCCATGGCGTCAGGATCACACCTCCCTGCCCTCCCAGGGGGCAGGCCCGGCCTCACCGTCACGTCCTTGTAGAGGTGGGCCTGGTCAAACTCCAGGCCGTGGCCCAGGAAGTGGTCCACCACACAGGAGAGCAGCGCCATCTCGGGCAGGGAGAAGATGTCCATGAACTGCTTGATGGAGGGGCCCTGAGGGTGGGGGGCAGCATCTCAGCACCCCTCACCCTGGACCATAGGCTCGGGCTGTGCACGCCCAGAGGTGTGGTGGGCGGGCCGAGTACCTTGCCGTAGAAGCCACTCATCTGGTAGAGAGGGATGTGCTGGGTGCCCCCGTACAGGTCGACCACTTCGTCATCGGGCACTGGCTGCAGACCCCTGAGTGAATGCAGACAgatcagcccagggcacccctgagTCTGGGGGATGGGGGGCAGCGCGGCCAGCACTGACCTGTAGGCCGTCCCCAGCTGCACGTAATGGAAGGCATCAATCTTCATCAGTAGGCTCTGGGGTAGGCAGTGGTAAGGGCTCTGAACCAGCCACTGCAGTCTCTCCCCCACCCGACACCACCAAGGGGGTCTTGTGCACACCACGAGGAAGCAAGGCTCTGAGGCCACGGCAATGGGCACCCAGGGAGACCCTCCCCCATACCTGGTGAGACTGGAGGGGCCCGGAAGCCGCCCTCGGCCCCCAGCTCACCTTCTGGATGTCATAGTGGAGACCCCGGATGGCAAAGCTGGGGTTGTAGTCATACTTCCGAATCCCTTCTGGgtactgtgggggtggggggaagacagGCTGACGAGCCTGCTGGCCAGGGGCCCAGGAGTGCCATGCCCCAGCTGGGTGCGCAGGCACAGAGCCGGCCTCAAGGGGGGCCTGGGCCCCTGCCTGGGAAGCCGCACCTTGTAGTGCTCAATCAGGATGTCGCGGGCGGCGTTGAAGATCTCGGGGTGCAGCACATCTGCATACTGGGCCAGTGTGTAATCGTAGTCAAAGCCGTAGACCTCAACGTCACTTAAGCTGATCTCATTGTTGGCGTAGATGGCGGCTGGGTTCAGCAGACTGCAGACCTCGGGGGGCAGGAGGTCTAGAGGAATGGGCAACAAGGAGGCAGTGGGGGTGATACGGGTGCTCACAGCCCCAGCAAGTGGTTGACAGGGACTTTGAGgcgcccagccctgggagccccaccAACCCTCGCCCCAAAGCTGGGCTAACTCACAGCTTCACAGCTGTGCAATCCTTGCTAAGGGATCCCTACAAGCCCCCCAGGTGAGCCCAGTTAGGCTCTGATCACCTGCCCTAGCGGTGCAGAACTGGCTGCGGCTGTGGGCACTGGCGGCAGCAGGCAGTCACTCAGGTCTACAGGTGTACCCTCGTCTCTGTGTGTTCAACCCCCACTAGAGAAGGCCCCACTCCTCAAGCGGCCACGTAAAAGGTGGGGTGATACCAGCCCAGGACGTGCTGCCTTTCTGGTGTCTCTGGCTCTACTTCGGGGCAGCTGCCCAGTGGGGAACTAAGAGAGGCCTCACTAAATCAGATTCCAGCTGCCTGCTAGCCCTCCTAATGCTGTTTGCCGATCTGGCCAGGGAACATTGCTAATTACGACAGGCGGGACGTGCGGTCAGATGCTGGCCTGCTATCCAGTGTCCCCTTTGTGATCATGTGGACACGACCACCTCAGCCATGGCACCTCCACTGCAGGGCAGGGTGCTCTGCAGGGGGCCTGGAACCCAGTGTGGCCAGAGGGACCCCAGGCTCACCAGCCTTGGTATTCCCAGTGGGAGAGATGGAGAGGGAAAATGGGAATGTAGTGGAGAAGACATGGACTCTAAGGTCAGCCAGACCAGATTAGCCCCCTATTATCACCCCAGGGAAGTCACCTTCCTGCTGATTCTCAGCTTGTCTCTAGGAGGCCCTCCATGGGgcacagtctttgtaactcctgccAAATGACAGGAGGGGCTTGTGGACAACCTGTTCATGTTGCCAACACAGTTCTGGCATCCTTGTGGGGCCCAGAGCACCATGCACGTGCGGAAGGCATCGGTCAGTGTCGCCATCCCAGGGCAGACAGGAAAACCACTGCCCAAGAGAAGGGAGCAGAGTGGTGTGCTTTGGACCAGGGGTCCCTGCACCAGCAACTTTCTAGACCCAGGAGACAGCTGTACCACCAGAGACAACGGAGACGGTGGGAAGCAGACCCAGGAGACCAGCAGGAGATAGTGAGGTGGGCATCTGGTCCAGGTGTACTGGTGGGGTGGAGCTCTCAGGCTTCAGGACACTTCCAGAGCAGGCACAGAGGACCACGCAGAGGCCGGTCTGCAGGGATGGCTAGAGGCTGTCCTGCGTGGTTTCTGATCCCCACGGTTACGGTCACTTCTCTGATAAACCTGTCTGGTGCTGCATGACTGCAGGCCTTCCTGGAACCCAGCGAGGAGGGGAGGGTGAAGGGATGACTGGTGGCAGCGCCCCAGGGCATGGATCTTGGCCTACTCTCCCCAGTGTGGAGTTAGAGGCCTAAGGCCCTCCACCGTGCTGTTTTTCACACTCTGCAGAAGGTACTCGGGGCAGCACCCCCCTCTGCACCCTTGGTGGGTCTGGGATGAATGGGTGGTGGGTTTCGCAGAGCCGAGGCCCTCCCTGCCTTCATTTAAGGAGCAATGGGTCGCGGGGAGCACAAGAGGGGCAGACAGGACTGGGTGGCCAGAGCACTGCCTCGCAAGGCTGTGGTGAGCTCAGTAGATTGTGGCCCGAACCTCCTCTGGGCGACAGCCTGGCCTGCGGCAGGCCCTCCTGGCAGGCACAGTGCTGGGCCCCAAAGCAGGCAGGCATCTTGTGAAAGGGCTCTGCAGGTGCCTGGAAGGCCCCTCTGGACACAgcaccctcccccacctttcccagcccagtgcagggtGTGGGTGAGGGACCAGTGGGCCTGGTTGCTCAGCCTACGGGGCTGCAATGGCACACTCCCGCTTTGGGCGCACACCCGACAGCCGACCTCAGCCCATTAGCCAGCTGGACATGAGATGTCCCTCACTGGCCGCAGTCCCAAGTTCCTGGGTACCAATTCTCTGTGCAGTCTCCAGGGTGGGAGGGCTCTGCTTGGCACGGAGCCTACCATCGTCCTGGCCAGGCCTCAGctgtcacctctgaccctgtggacaTTTCAGGGCAGTGCTCCGAGGGAGTGAGGCAGGAGGGGGTGGTGGCACCCAGGGTCTGGCCTCCTGATCCAGTTTCCAACCTGGGGGAACCAGAGCCCAGGGCTCATAGGGCCCCCTCCAGCCACTGCCCTCCTCACTCGGCGTGGCCCCTGTCCTGATGCAGGCCCTGTGGCAGCTCTGTGACTGGACTATGGTGCCATCCTCCTGAACAATGCCTGTCGGCCCTTGTGCGCCAGGAACATTCGTGGCTCATCCGCGTCCAATCCTCCTGATGTACCCATAACCCCTTTCTCTGAGGGAGGACATGGGGGACCAGGGAGGCGGCAGTCACTTGCCCCAAACTATCCAGGAGCAGGCAACAGCGCTCTTAAATCACCCTGTTCCTCTGTCCAGCCTCCCAAGGTCCCCAGACTAAGCCTGGGGTGGGATGGGGCGGGACAGCGAGGGACAAGTGCCAGGAAAGGCCTGCTGCACCCCCGTCTGGACTTGAGGGCTGCTCTGGGGCTTAGCTCCCTGACACATACCTGCCCACAGGTACTGTTAGCCCAGGGTCTTCCCCGGCCAGTAGAGAGGGGTTACAGCCTGGGGACAAGAGGCTGGCTCCTCCTGGTCTTGCAGCACACCAAGGGAAGCAAGAGGTGGCCTCTGCTGGGCCCTGGAGGACAATGCCCAGCAATATTCCCCACAGCACCCTCCCCCACACTTGTAAGGCTGGCTTCTCCAGGCCCAGCATCTCTCCACAGGAGCCACATTCAGCACAGGACAACCCCCCACCAGCAGGCAGTGGGGGCGTGAGGTTGGTGGGGCTGAGGCAGGGCTACTTTGTTTCGGTGGTAGACAATGAGAGCCACGTCACCTCTGGGGGCTGCTCCGGAAACAGCCAGGACCAGCAGTGCTTTAGGCTGGACCCTGAGGAGCTGAGGGCCAGCCTGCTGGCCAGTGATAGGGTCACCGCCTGCTGCAGAAGCCACTCCACAACAGCACCCAGGCAGTGGACAAATGTGAttgctgcgccccccccccccccacggacAATTCCCCTGAGAGGTGCCTcggcagccaccagcctgtttGTTTTCAGCCTGTTTTGCGGGACCCAAGAAAGCAGAGGGGTGAAGTGTTCTGACCAAGGCTGCAGAGACCCTCTGGATCCCAGATTCCGGGTAGGGCAGGCGGTGGCGTGTGGGAAACTTGTCCTCACTCCTCCCAACATCTCCCCAGCGAGGGGCCGCGGGGAGGGGGGGCGCTTTGCCGACTACGGGCCAGAGGAAACGAGGGATTGGGGGTGTTCCTGCTACGGAATGGAGACCGTCGGGGGGGAGACAGAGAGGGTCGCGCACTAAGGCGGGACCCAGGGCTCCCCCCCAGACAGGGCTCGGGGATATTCGCGGAGACCCTCTGGGCGCTTTCTTCAGGGAGCGGCGCCCGGGACGCCTGCACGCGAGGTGGAGGCAGCCTCCGGGCGCCCCGTCCTCTTCCACGCCGACCCCGCCCCGCGCCCTCGGCTCACCCACCGTGCACCAGTCTCCGCATGTCCTGGTAGCGCGACCACAGGTGCGCGCTGAGATCGGCGCCTCcggggggcgcggggcgcggggtgCTCGGGCAGGGAACCCCGGGACCCGGGGGGCCGCAGCCGGGGCAAGAGGACGAGGACCAGTTGGCTCGCGGCCCGCCGTGGCCTCCGCACCACAGCCAGCGCCGGGCGGCCGCCCGCAGCCCAGCGCCCGCCATGCCCGCCGCCCTCCGCCCCGCGGCCAGTCCCCGGCCCTCCGACTGAGCGGGCGCCACCGTGGCCGCGTGCTGCTCCCCGTGGCCGGCCAATGGGACGCGGCGCGCGGCGCCCGGCCGGCCAATGGGCGAGCTCCTCGACCGGGGGGCGGGTGGGTCCCTCCCCGGGTGGGTCCTTCCCCccgctctccccacccctcccttccccgcccctctcctcccctcccctccccctcctccctggctCTAGCGGCGCGGGGAAGGACTCTGCGCCCCCTGCGGCGGCCGCGATGGCGGCTCGTCCGTGGGTCCTGCCCGGGAAGTCCGAGGACCTGCGGCCGGACCCGCAGCGCCCGGCGGCTGAGGGTCCACGTCGGCTCCCCGCGCTCCGGGCCCCTCCGGTcgttcctccacccctcccccagctctCAGCCCCCGTTTCCGGAGCCCGGTGCCCACCCGCGCCTCACAGGTTTAGTCCAGCGAATAAAGCACCCTTGGCGAGGGCGCCTTTGGCCGGGGCTTCTGGAAGGCCGGAGCTCGCCCATTTGGTGAccagggctgggggcgggggtcgCCCAGCGAAGTCCGAGCGCAGTCCAAGGCCGCGCCGgcccagcccaccccaccccacgtgCGCGCGCCTCCCGGGGACACGCGCGGGCCCCTGCCTCGCCGCTCACACGCCCCCCTGGGACGTGCCCTTTGTCCGCGGGGTTTGGGTCCCTGGGATGGGGTTTTGGAGCCGGTGCCGGGCCCAGGTCGCTGGGGCGCGCTTTGTTCCctggaggggctggggagggagcggAGGGCGCTGCGTGGGCCTAGGGTCCCAGTGCCCGCTGTGCCTGCTGCACACCTACAGTGTGCCAGCCCCTGGGTCCGGCGCTCGCACAGTGTCCGAGCTGAAAGCGCCCCACGGCACCAGGACCTCACGGctgggaggtgggcaaaggatcctCTTGTCCTCGCTCACCCGCCTGTCCTTTGTGCCCACATCTTCAAATCCTCCCACTGGTTCTAAGCTTCCGCGGATTGCCTTTGGTCGTCTAATCCTTCAGGCATGGCAGAGGCGAAGCGACAGCTCTGGAGCGCAGCTTCTACCCGACTCCACCTCTCACGGTGAGACCAGCTTGTGGGCATCCAGGTACACAGGTGACTGTCATCCTTACTGTACAACCAAACTGGTAGACTCTGCCTCAGGGCACCCTGTgggacagcagaactgccccacaggtgtCCCAGGCGGTAATTAGAACCAGGGACCCCAGTGGACACAAGTCTGTgttggccagcagttggaaaccattggCCGAtggtcaggagaaagacgggctttctactgtgAGAGTCacaggttcagaaacccacaggggcagttctacccttgaagacagagtcagactggcctcgatCTTAACAGCAGGGGACTGCTGGCTGTAGTGTGTGAAACACTGACTAATTATCTTGCAGTTTGGGGCTTAACCATTGTGCGACCAGGCTTCCTTCCTGTACATCCTGAAGGATGGTACCCATTAAATTCTCACAGCGTCTGAGACAAGTGCTTGCTGTCAACCTCACTTGATGGGTTAGGGAACTGAGAGGTTTCAGGTAGGTTT contains the following coding sequences:
- the NT5DC2 gene encoding 5'-nucleotidase domain-containing protein 2, with translation MAGAGLRAAARRWLWCGGHGGPRANWSSSSCPGCGPPGPGVPCPSTPRPAPPGGADLSAHLWSRYQDMRRLVHDLLPPEVCSLLNPAAIYANNEISLSDVEVYGFDYDYTLAQYADVLHPEIFNAARDILIEHYKYPEGIRKYDYNPSFAIRGLHYDIQKSLLMKIDAFHYVQLGTAYRGLQPVPDDEVVDLYGGTQHIPLYQMSGFYGKGPSIKQFMDIFSLPEMALLSCVVDHFLGHGLEFDQAHLYKDVTDAIRDVHVKGLMYQWIERDMEKYILRGEETFAVLNRLVTHGKQLFLITNSPFSFVDKGMRHMVGPDWRQLFDVVIVQADKPSFFTDRRKPFRKLDEMGSLQWDRITSLEKGKIYRQGNLFDFLRLTEWRGPRVLYFGDHLYSDLADLMLRHGWRTGAIIPELAREIRIINTEQYMHSLTWQQALTGLLERMQTYEDAESRQVLAAWVKERQELRCVTKALFNAQFGSIFRTFHNPTYFSRRLVRFSDLYMASLSCLLNYRVDFTFYPRRTPLQHEAPLWMDQLCTGCMKTPFLGDMAHIR